The Kitasatospora setae KM-6054 genome contains a region encoding:
- the eccB gene encoding type VII secretion protein EccB, producing the protein MQSRRDQVQAHLFVMGRVAAGVLRAEPDAPDTPVGRTNRGAVLGLAVALVIGAGAGVYGMVKPGGATGWKKPGTLVVVKETGARYLYAGDLLHPVLNEASARLLAGGQLTVVQVAAHSLDGTGRGTPVGIVGAPDGLPAPADVGPADWLVCSVQTAAAGQGSGTGAAKAAPQLSVSVGTRQPGRDAGEQAVLVAAPDGAQHLLWHGRRYALGGAARALGYPAADPVPVPAAFLGAFPAGPDLRAPEVPGRGGAGPALAGQPTRIGQLFAGTGTERYLLTQGGLVPLTETQLALLQGDPRTQQDAYGGGRVALAPVGAADLAAHSAPAAGPFDPAGLPDRPPALLRPAADRALCAALHPGTGTGPDEGALTLTVPDAVAVLGLPPASQPGVLPSCAPADRIAVRPGAGALVRALSGGGYGSTLYLVTDGGVKYPLASAAAAERLGYGKAAPAAVPGRVLSLLPTGPSLDPAALAAAGVVPPAAAAEGRCTR; encoded by the coding sequence ATGCAATCCCGACGCGACCAGGTGCAGGCCCACCTGTTCGTGATGGGCCGGGTCGCCGCCGGCGTGCTGCGGGCCGAGCCGGACGCGCCGGACACCCCGGTCGGGCGGACCAACCGGGGGGCGGTGCTCGGGCTGGCCGTCGCGCTGGTGATCGGCGCGGGGGCCGGCGTCTACGGGATGGTCAAGCCGGGCGGGGCGACCGGGTGGAAGAAACCCGGGACGCTGGTGGTGGTGAAGGAGACCGGCGCCCGCTACCTGTACGCCGGCGACCTGCTGCACCCCGTGCTGAACGAGGCCAGCGCCCGACTGCTGGCGGGCGGACAGCTGACGGTCGTCCAGGTCGCCGCCCACTCGCTGGACGGCACCGGCCGGGGCACCCCGGTCGGCATCGTCGGCGCGCCGGACGGACTGCCCGCCCCGGCCGACGTCGGCCCGGCCGACTGGCTGGTGTGCAGCGTGCAGACGGCGGCCGCGGGCCAGGGGAGCGGTACGGGCGCGGCGAAGGCCGCCCCGCAGCTGTCGGTCAGCGTCGGCACCCGGCAGCCCGGCCGGGACGCGGGGGAGCAGGCCGTCCTGGTCGCCGCCCCCGACGGCGCCCAGCACCTGCTCTGGCACGGCCGCCGGTACGCGCTCGGCGGCGCCGCGCGCGCCCTCGGCTACCCGGCCGCCGACCCCGTCCCGGTCCCCGCCGCGTTCCTCGGCGCGTTCCCGGCCGGCCCCGACCTGCGCGCCCCCGAGGTGCCGGGACGGGGCGGGGCCGGACCGGCGCTGGCCGGGCAGCCGACCCGGATCGGGCAGCTGTTCGCCGGCACCGGCACCGAGCGCTACCTGCTGACCCAGGGCGGCCTCGTCCCGCTGACCGAGACCCAACTCGCCCTGCTCCAGGGCGATCCGCGCACCCAGCAGGACGCCTACGGCGGCGGCCGGGTCGCCCTCGCCCCGGTCGGCGCCGCCGACCTCGCCGCGCACTCCGCGCCCGCCGCCGGCCCCTTCGACCCGGCCGGCCTGCCCGACCGCCCCCCGGCGCTGCTGCGCCCCGCCGCCGACCGGGCGCTGTGCGCGGCGCTGCACCCCGGCACCGGCACCGGACCGGACGAGGGCGCGCTGACGCTCACCGTGCCGGACGCCGTCGCGGTGCTCGGCCTGCCGCCCGCGTCGCAGCCGGGCGTGCTGCCGTCCTGCGCGCCCGCCGACCGGATCGCGGTGCGGCCCGGCGCGGGCGCGCTGGTGCGGGCGCTGTCCGGCGGCGGCTACGGCTCGACGCTGTACCTGGTCACCGACGGCGGCGTGAAGTACCCGCTGGCCTCGGCCGCCGCCGCCGAGCGCCTCGGCTACGGCAAGGCCGCGCCCGCCGCCGTCCCCGGCCGGGTGCTGTCGCTGCTGCCGACCGGCCCCAGCCTGGACCCGGCCGCGCTGGCGGCGGCCGGCGTCGTCCCGCCGGCGGCCGCGGCGGAGGGCCGCTGCACCCGGTGA